In Solidesulfovibrio sp., a single genomic region encodes these proteins:
- a CDS encoding sulfite exporter TauE/SafE family protein translates to MSIPMTLYLPIAGNSVNILAVLGLGGGVGLLSGIFGVGGGFLMTPLLMMMGIPATVAAASDSNQIVGASTSGTLIHLRLGNVDVKMGVLLLVGGVLGGTVGVQLIKILRAMGNADFCIAITYVLMLGGVGSYMFFESLSSMRKAKKPAPAKAAPAKASGYAAFMAGLPFQMDFPRSGIRQSALTPLFFGGLVGVLSAIMGVGGGFIMVPVMVYMLRMPMHVVVGTSLFQVLFTCINVTIMQAAENHTVDFVLALLLLIGSAIGAQFGARIGRKLHGDQLKIYLAGIVLLVMFKMLYELLARPSVLLAAIGGH, encoded by the coding sequence ATGAGCATCCCCATGACCCTGTACCTGCCCATCGCCGGCAATTCGGTGAACATCCTGGCCGTGCTGGGCCTTGGCGGCGGGGTGGGCCTGCTGTCGGGCATTTTCGGCGTGGGCGGCGGGTTCCTGATGACCCCGCTGCTCATGATGATGGGCATTCCGGCCACCGTGGCCGCGGCCTCGGACTCCAACCAGATCGTCGGGGCCTCCACCTCGGGCACGCTGATCCATTTGCGCCTGGGCAACGTCGACGTCAAGATGGGCGTTTTGCTGCTCGTCGGCGGCGTGCTCGGCGGCACCGTGGGCGTGCAGCTCATCAAGATATTGCGGGCCATGGGCAACGCCGATTTCTGCATCGCCATCACCTACGTGCTCATGCTCGGCGGCGTGGGCTCCTACATGTTCTTCGAGTCCCTCAGTTCCATGAGAAAGGCCAAGAAACCGGCCCCGGCCAAGGCCGCCCCGGCGAAAGCCTCGGGCTACGCCGCCTTCATGGCCGGCCTGCCCTTCCAGATGGACTTCCCCCGCTCGGGCATCCGCCAGTCGGCCCTGACGCCGCTTTTCTTCGGCGGCCTGGTCGGCGTGCTGTCGGCCATCATGGGCGTGGGCGGCGGATTTATCATGGTCCCGGTCATGGTCTACATGCTGCGCATGCCCATGCACGTGGTCGTGGGCACGAGCCTGTTCCAGGTCCTTTTCACCTGCATCAACGTCACCATCATGCAGGCGGCCGAAAACCACACCGTGGACTTCGTGCTGGCCCTGCTGCTTCTGATCGGTTCGGCCATCGGCGCCCAGTTCGGGGCGCGCATCGGCCGAAAACTCCACGGCGACCAACTGAAGATCTACCTGGCCGGCATCGTGCTGCTGGTCATGTTCAAGATGCTCTACGAACTGCTGGCCCGGCCGAGCGTGCTGCTTGCGGCCATCGGAGGACACTAG
- a CDS encoding universal stress protein has protein sequence MERILVGMTSRHGAFAALTRALSLARRIEARVHVLFVTERPGETVRGAPPLAEADDRRRVRLLVQRAREEGVGIEYFVTEGDFEEEVIRFARDRKITLLVSESAEGEGRASEREAQSLRRILHGVSCRVELVTPRREPNETQAKGEAT, from the coding sequence ATGGAACGCATACTTGTCGGCATGACGTCCCGTCACGGGGCCTTCGCCGCCCTCACCCGGGCGCTCTCCCTGGCCAGGCGCATCGAGGCCAGGGTCCATGTGCTGTTCGTGACCGAACGGCCCGGGGAAACCGTCCGGGGCGCGCCGCCCCTGGCCGAGGCCGACGACCGTCGGCGGGTGCGCCTGCTGGTGCAGCGGGCTCGGGAAGAGGGCGTCGGCATCGAATACTTCGTGACCGAAGGGGACTTCGAGGAAGAGGTGATCCGGTTCGCTCGTGATCGCAAGATCACGCTCCTGGTGTCGGAATCGGCCGAGGGGGAAGGGCGCGCATCGGAGCGGGAGGCCCAATCCCTGCGGCGCATCCTGCATGGCGTCTCCTGCCGGGTGGAGCTTGTGACCCCGCGCCGGGAGCCAAACGAGACACAAGCGAAAGGTGAGGCGACATGA
- a CDS encoding HAMP domain-containing sensor histidine kinase yields MLRTIRSKMLFVFAASLFTVTALAGLHLGSLSALRERYLVSERIEELQSDILEVRRFEKNYLLYHDAGSLREGLDYLDAVDRLAGGLTGGMDQELGPAASREFLGDLTAYRAALSALPQAGIPETAATEAVRTKGKALTDFATRLLSDKRRRIHETINRSLALPFAFAGVFLALTVAVVALVSTRVLRPLTLLRQTTRRVGEGDFRPVPVREGLSDEIAGLLGAFNLMAHQLEANQEHLLQARKMAALGTFTAGVAHELNNPINNITLTVDALREDHAESLDAQGRELLDDITAQADRAADIVRNLLDFSRTERPPLVDLSPLEVAASSASLVKNQMQAAGIAFTLDVPAALAPVRGDLRSLQQVLVNILQNAAQATPRGGTVRLRVAAGPDGETAFTVDDSGPGVPDEVREHIFEPFYTTKGVGKGTGLGLAVAYSLTKRHGGRLEVDASPLGGAAFTVRLPGVPRPPAGSAPATSAPGPKIAQEPAS; encoded by the coding sequence ATGTTGCGCACCATCCGTTCCAAAATGCTCTTCGTGTTCGCGGCGAGCCTTTTCACCGTGACCGCCCTGGCCGGGCTGCACCTCGGCAGCCTGTCGGCGCTGCGGGAACGCTACCTGGTCAGCGAACGCATCGAGGAGCTGCAAAGCGACATCCTGGAGGTGCGCCGCTTCGAGAAGAACTATCTGCTCTACCACGACGCGGGCAGCCTTCGCGAGGGGCTGGACTACCTCGACGCCGTGGACCGGCTGGCCGGGGGCCTGACCGGCGGCATGGACCAGGAACTGGGGCCGGCGGCCTCCCGCGAATTCCTGGGCGACCTGACCGCCTACCGGGCGGCCCTGTCCGCCCTGCCCCAGGCCGGCATCCCCGAAACGGCCGCGACCGAAGCCGTGCGCACCAAGGGCAAGGCCCTGACCGATTTCGCCACCCGGCTGCTTTCGGACAAGCGCCGGCGCATCCACGAGACCATCAACCGCTCCCTGGCCCTGCCCTTCGCCTTTGCCGGGGTGTTCCTGGCCCTGACCGTTGCCGTTGTGGCCCTGGTGTCCACCCGGGTGCTGCGGCCCTTGACCCTTCTGCGCCAAACCACCCGGCGCGTGGGCGAAGGCGACTTCCGGCCCGTTCCGGTGCGCGAGGGCCTAAGCGACGAGATCGCCGGGCTGCTGGGGGCCTTCAACCTCATGGCCCACCAGCTCGAAGCCAACCAGGAACATCTGCTGCAAGCCCGCAAGATGGCGGCCCTTGGCACCTTCACCGCCGGCGTGGCCCACGAGCTCAACAACCCCATCAACAACATCACGCTGACCGTGGACGCCCTGCGCGAAGACCACGCGGAAAGCCTCGACGCCCAGGGCCGGGAGCTCCTCGACGACATCACCGCCCAGGCCGACCGGGCGGCGGACATCGTGCGCAACCTCCTCGATTTCTCCCGCACCGAGCGTCCGCCCCTGGTCGACCTGTCGCCCCTGGAGGTGGCGGCCAGCAGCGCCTCCCTGGTCAAGAACCAGATGCAGGCCGCAGGCATCGCCTTCACCCTGGACGTGCCGGCCGCGCTGGCACCCGTTCGCGGCGACCTGCGCAGCCTCCAGCAGGTGCTGGTCAACATCCTGCAAAACGCCGCCCAGGCCACGCCCCGGGGCGGCACGGTGCGCCTTCGCGTGGCGGCCGGGCCGGACGGCGAAACCGCCTTCACCGTGGACGACTCCGGCCCGGGCGTGCCGGACGAGGTCCGGGAGCACATTTTCGAGCCCTTCTACACCACCAAGGGTGTGGGCAAGGGCACGGGGCTGGGGCTGGCCGTGGCCTATTCCCTGACCAAGCGCCACGGGGGACGGCTCGAGGTGGACGCCTCGCCCCTGGGCGGCGCGGCCTTCACCGTCCGGCTGCCCGGCGTCCCCCGCCCGCCCGCCGGATCGGCCCCGGCAACCTCCGCGCCCGGCCCGAAAATCGCCCAGGAGCCCGCATCGTGA
- a CDS encoding sigma-54 dependent transcriptional regulator encodes MNARIAVVDDETIVCNRVSRALAKDGAEVEAFTEGRAFLARHGEAPFDLVFLDLMLPDGDGVSLIPAVKSVSPATEVVVVTGFGTIETAIAAVKEGAFHYAQKPVKLAEVRHLAATALERAALRRENTALRRALRGAPGERPIIGVSPAIRKVFALIDKVAPVDCNVLILGGSGTGKELVARALHRQSPRRDRPFVSFNCGAFSEELISSELFGYERGSFTGAAATKIGLLESAGGGTVFLDEIGEMPLPMQVKLLRAIQERRIRRVGGTRPIDLDIRVVAATNKDLKHEAASGAFREDLYFRLNVVTIHLPRLDERREDIAPLAAFFLEKYSLAFRKAVTSIEPEAMRILHAYSYPGNVRELENIVERGVALAESDTLRVKDLPPDLRQLDFDSVEGEGLVSLEEMERRYIAKVLERTGYNKGLTAQILDVPRTTLWRKLKQYGLD; translated from the coding sequence GTGAACGCCCGCATCGCCGTGGTGGACGACGAGACCATCGTCTGCAACCGCGTAAGCCGCGCCCTGGCCAAGGACGGGGCCGAGGTCGAGGCCTTCACCGAGGGCCGGGCCTTCCTGGCCCGCCACGGCGAAGCGCCCTTCGACCTGGTGTTTCTGGATTTGATGCTGCCCGACGGCGACGGCGTGTCCCTCATCCCGGCCGTGAAGTCCGTCTCGCCGGCCACGGAAGTGGTGGTCGTCACCGGCTTCGGCACCATCGAGACGGCCATCGCCGCCGTCAAGGAGGGGGCCTTCCACTACGCCCAGAAGCCGGTCAAGCTGGCCGAGGTCCGCCATTTGGCCGCCACGGCCCTGGAGCGGGCGGCGCTTCGGCGCGAAAACACGGCCCTGCGCCGGGCCCTTCGCGGCGCGCCGGGCGAGCGCCCCATCATCGGCGTCTCGCCGGCCATCCGCAAGGTCTTCGCCCTCATCGACAAGGTGGCGCCGGTGGACTGCAACGTGCTGATCCTCGGCGGCAGCGGCACGGGCAAGGAACTCGTGGCCCGGGCCCTGCACCGCCAAAGCCCCAGGCGGGACCGGCCGTTCGTGTCGTTTAACTGCGGGGCGTTCAGCGAGGAGCTCATCAGCAGCGAGCTGTTCGGGTACGAAAGAGGGTCGTTCACCGGGGCCGCGGCCACCAAGATCGGGCTTCTGGAATCGGCCGGCGGCGGCACGGTCTTTCTCGACGAGATCGGCGAGATGCCGCTGCCCATGCAGGTCAAGCTCCTGCGGGCCATCCAGGAGCGGCGCATCCGGCGCGTGGGCGGCACCCGGCCCATCGACCTCGACATCCGGGTCGTGGCCGCGACGAACAAGGACCTCAAGCACGAGGCCGCCTCGGGCGCCTTTCGCGAGGACCTCTACTTCCGCCTCAACGTGGTGACCATCCACCTGCCCCGCCTGGACGAACGCCGCGAGGACATCGCCCCCCTGGCCGCCTTTTTCCTGGAGAAGTACAGCCTGGCCTTCCGCAAGGCCGTGACGTCCATCGAGCCCGAGGCCATGCGGATCCTGCACGCCTACAGCTATCCGGGCAACGTGCGCGAGCTGGAAAACATCGTCGAGCGCGGCGTGGCCCTGGCCGAAAGCGACACGTTGCGCGTCAAGGACCTGCCGCCGGACTTGCGCCAGTTGGACTTCGATTCCGTCGAAGGCGAGGGGCTGGTTTCCCTGGAGGAGATGGAGCGGCGCTACATCGCCAAAGTCCTGGAGCGCACGGGCTACAACAAGGGCCTGACGGCGCAGATCCTCGACGTGCCGCGCACGACCCTGTGGCGCAAGCTCAAGCAGTACGGCCTGGACTGA